One part of the Pseudoliparis swirei isolate HS2019 ecotype Mariana Trench chromosome 6, NWPU_hadal_v1, whole genome shotgun sequence genome encodes these proteins:
- the pthlhb gene encoding parathyroid hormone-like hormone b, whose amino-acid sequence MCSIVMLHQWSLAVFLLCFPVTLDGRPVAAVSSRMKRSVSHAQLMHDKGRSLQEFKRRMWLQELLEEVHTADERVLPVQSRTQSQTFSGNALHEKPPGATKNLPDRFRLDREGPNLPQETNKALAYKDQPLKVATKRKKKARLGRRRESDKKRRRARSVTTKEPRRRQCPGKETPSSL is encoded by the exons ATGTGCTCTATAGTCATGCTTCATCAGTGGAGTCTGGCTGTGTTCTTGCTGTGCTTCCCAGTGACTCTTGATGGGAGACCAGTTGCTGCAGTTAGTAGCAGAAT GAAGAGGTCAGTGAGCCACGCCCAGCTGATGCACGACAAAGGCCGCTCCCTGCAGGAGTTCAAGCGCCGCATGTGgctgcaggagctgctggaggaggtgcACACAGCCGATGAGCGAGTTCTCCCTGTGCAGAGCAGAACCCAGAGCCAAACATTCAGCGGGAATGCCCTGCATGAGAAGCCTCCAGGGGCCACAAAGAACCTCCCTGACCGGTTCAGGCTGGACAGAGAGGGCCCTAACCTGCCACAGGAGACCAACAAGGCTCTGGCTTATAAGGACCAGCCACTTAAAGTGGCCaccaagaggaaaaaaaaggcgaGGTTAGGCCGACGTAGAGAGAGTGACAAGAAGCGGAGGCGGGCACGGTCCGTCACAACAAAGGAGCCACGAAGGCGGCAGTGCCCCGGCAAAGAGACTCCCAGTAGCCTTTGA
- the LOC130195350 gene encoding shaker-related potassium channel tsha2-like — MTVVSQENHDDTVVVTHLYQDAADLEPADQECSERVIINISGLRFETQLKTLCRFPTTLLGDARKRMRFFDPLRNEYFFDRNRPSFDGVLYYYQSGGRLRRPVSVPVDIFLEELKFYEIDDEVIELFREDEGLLSEEDRPLPNNVYQRQLWLLFEYPESSGPARINAIVSVMVILISIIIFCLETLPEFRELAPVPDNPANGSADGQALSPFTDPFFMVETLCIVWFSFEFSMRFLSCPSKAAFFKNIMNLIDVVAIAPYFITLGLDLADHHGSQQAASLAILRVIRLVRVFRIFKLSRHSKGLQILGQTLHASLRELGLLIFFLIIGVVLFSSSVYFAEAEDPESVFTSIPDAFWWAVVTMTTVGYGDMYPTTIGGKFVGSLCAIAGVLTIALPVPVIVSNFNYFYHRENEDEENVQYVHVTCGQQQQPSLITF, encoded by the coding sequence ATGACCGTGGTGTCCCAGGAGAACCACGACGACACTGTGGTCGTAACGCATTTGTATCAAGATGCTGCTGACTTGGAACCAGCGGACCAAGAGTGCAGCGAGAGGGTGATCATCAACATCTCCGGTCTGCGCTTTGAGACGCAGCTCAAGACCCTCTGCCGCTTCCCCACCACGCTTTTGGGCGACGCGCGCAAACGGATGCGCTTCTTTGACCCGCTGAGAAACGAGTACTTCTTCGACAGGAACAGGCCGAGTTTTGATGGCGTCCTCTATTATTACCAGTCAGGAGGGCGGCTTCGGAGGCCCGTGAGTGTCCCTGTGGATATTTTCCTGGAAGAACTCAAGTTTTATGAAATCGACGACGAGGTGATCGAACTTTTCCGAGAGGATGAGGGCTTATTGAGTGAAGAGGACCGCCCGCTGCCCAACAACGTGTACCAGCGCCAGTTATGGCTTCTGTTCGAGTACCCGGAGAGCTCAGGACCTGCGCGGATAAACGCCATTGTGTCAGTGATGGTTATTTTAATATCCATAATTATATTCTGCTTGGAGACTTTACCCGAGTTTAGAGAACTCGCCCCAGTGCCGGACAATCCCGCCAATGGAAGTGCTGACGGCCAAGCGCTCAGTCCGTTTACAGATCCGTTTTTCATGGTGGAGACACTTTGCATCGTGTGGTTCTCTTTTGAATTCTCCATGaggtttctctcctgtcccAGTAAAGCagctttctttaaaaacatcatGAACCTGATCGATGTCGTGGCTATAGCTCCCTATTTCATCACCCTGGGCCTTGATCTCGCGGATCATCATGGCAGTCAGCAGGCGGCGTCTCTGGCCATACTAAGGGTCATTCGTCTGGTCCGTGTTTTCAGGATTTTTAAACTTTCCAGACACTCCAAGGGTCTCCAGATTCTCGGCCAAACGCTTCACGCAAGCCTACGGGAGCTGGGACTACTCATATTCTTCCTGATTATTGGAGTGGTTTTATTCTCCAGTTCGGTTTATTTTGCAGAAGCAGAAGACCCCGAGTCTGTATTTACAAGCATACCTGACGCGTTTTGGTGGGCTGTGGTGACAATGACCACCGTTGGATATGGAGACATGTATCCCACCACCATCGGGGGGAAATTCGTTGGATCTTTGTGTGCCATCGCCGGTGTGCTAACCATAGCTTTACCTGTCCCTGTCATAGTGTCCAACTTCAATTACTTCTACCACAGAGAGAACGAGGATGAGGAAAATGTTCAATACGTGCACGTGACAtgtggacagcagcagcagccctccTTAATAA
- the LOC130194958 gene encoding galanin receptor 2a — MAVPNTYVLIFACICGVILCIGLCANLLVFSLFAKYNTLRKNRLDILLLSMTLADFLTLLLIPFTLHSAISYSWPLGDTSCKVYQFLLAFSLAASTYSLCAVSVTRAMIITNPYQPPTMDLVILMFVLVWALSFFISLPLRMFATKESLGPSLANFTFCLPTIHEHHYQVVVSQFVLYYFVPMLVIAFNYVRLAVFLHKSPVMSVSSARNTRRASVMVFLAAATFSVCWLPGYVLELCVYLGQYRHGQAWEIFYFICTVLQYLHPCVNPVLYVLLSKRYRHRRAAWLFSCNRNRVQPQVISITTDSI; from the coding sequence ATGGCTGTTCCCAATACCTACGTGCTGATCTTTGCCTGTATCTGTGGAGTGATCCTGTGCATTGGGCTCTGTGCCAACCTGCTGGTCTTCTCTTTGTTTGCAAAGTACAACACTTTGCGCAAGAACCGCCTCGACATCCTCCTTCTCAGTATGACTCTGGCCGACTTCCTCACCCTCCTGCTTATCCCCTTCACCTTGCACTCTGCCATCAGTTACTCCTGGCCTCTGGGTGACACATCCTGCAAGGTCTACCAGTTCCTGCTGGCCTTCAGCCTCGCGGCCAGCACCTACTCGCTGTGTGCCGTGTCCGTGACCCGTGCCATGATAATCACCAACCCGTACCAGCCGCCAACCATGGACCTGGTCATCCTCATGTTTGTCTTGGTCTGGGCCCTCAGCTTCTTCATCAGCCTGCCACTGCGAATGTTTGCCACCAAAGAGAGCTTGGGCCCAAGCCTGGCCAACTTCACCTTCTGCCTTCCAACCATTCATGAGCACCACTACCAAGTAGTGGTGAGCCAGTTTGTTCTTTACTATTTTGTTCCAATGCTGGTCATCGCCTTTAATTATGTCCGACTGGCTGTTTTTCTCCACAAGAGCCCTGTAATGTCGGTGTCCAGTGCCAGGAACACCCGCCGTGCCTCTGTCATGGTGTTCTTGGCTGCTGCTACCTTCTCAGTGTGCTGGCTGCCTGGTTATGTGCTGGAGCTGTGCGTGTACCTGGGGCAGTATCGCCATGGACAGGCTTGGGAGATATTTTACTTCATCTGTACTGTGCTGCAGTACCTGCACCCCTGTGTCAACCCTGTGCTCTACGTGCTGCTGTCAAAGCGCTACCGCCACAGGAGGGCAGCCTGGCTCTTCAGCTGTAACAGGAACAGAGTGCAGCCACAGGTCATCAGCATCACCACAGACAGTATTTAA